In Fusarium fujikuroi IMI 58289 draft genome, chromosome FFUJ_chr08, one genomic interval encodes:
- a CDS encoding PIG3-like NADPH quinone oxidoreductase: MSFTMRAILISEFGPVENLVIKDVPRPPATVLGTALIRIKAFGVNHAEMHMRRGEWAESVPISGIECVGIIEECPGQEFTIGTPVAALMGGLGRTIPGSYAEYTVANTNNIVTLGEPGERLPLSWAEVAALPESYATAWTCLFRNLDLRCGQRILIRGATSSFGRAAINLAVDAGAIVTATSRNEAKFAMLRDLGVAETVLETPNLSQHLHASGEFKKFDSVLDLVGNSTIVDSLQLVRRDGRICLAGWLGGLDPIKGPAGPDESRGFNPLLQMASGVHLSFFGSFVFGTEEFPVSDVPLRSIMLKVAKGKIDAKPWRVFDFEQIHAAHRAMENGDANGKMVVTVE, from the coding sequence ATGTCTTTCACTATGAGAGCTATACTGATCTCTGAGTTCGGTCCAGTCGAGAACCTGGTCATCAAAGACGTCCCCAGACCGCCAGCAACAGTCCTTGGCACAGCGCTTATCCGCATCAAAGCTTTCGGCGTCAACCATGCAGAAATGCATATGCGCCGTGGGGAATGGGCAGAGTCAGTTCCAATCAGCGGTATTGAATGCGTCGGGATAATCGAAGAATGTCCAGGGCAAGAATTCACTATAGGGACACCGGTTGCAGCTCTCATGGGCGGCCTTGGTCGGACTATACCCGGTAGTTACGCAGAGTATACCGTCGCAAATACTAACAATATAGTCACACTGGGCGAACCTGGAGAACGACTACCGCTGTCTTGGGCAGAAGTAGCTGCGCTGCCCGAAAGTTATGCTACAGCGTGGACATGCTTGTTTCGAAATCTAGACCTCCGGTGTGGACAGAGGATTCTTATTAGAGGTGCTACCTCATCTTTTGGAAGAGCGGCGATCAATCTCGCTGTCGATGCAGGGGCTATCGTCACTGCGACATCTCGCAACGAAGCCAAGTTTGCCATGCTGCGAGACCTCGGAGTCGCGGAAACAGTCCTCGAAACGCCCAACCTGAGCCAACACCTACATGCAAGCGGGGAGTTCAAGAAGTTCGATTCGGTACTGGACTTGGTTGGAAATAGCACAATTGTCGACTCACTGCAACTAGTCCGTCGAGATGGTCGGATCTGCTTGGCAGGATGGCTAGGAGGGTTAGATCCCATCAAGGGACCAGCAGGGCCTGACGAGTCGCGGGGATTCAATCCGCTGCTACAAATGGCAAGTGGAGTTCACTTGAGCTTTTTTGGTAGTTTTGTGTTTGGGACAGAAGAGTTCCCAGTGTCTGACGTCCCGTTGAGGAGTATTATGCTCAAGGTGGCCAAAGGGAAGATTGATGCAAAGCCTTGGAGGGTGTTTGACTTTGAGCAGATACACGCTGCTCATAGGGCAATGGAGAATGGGGATGCTAATGGGAAAATGGTCGTTACCGTTGAGTAG
- a CDS encoding related to tol protein, translated as MRPTPLERSRLCDACTHACSMSIVGCTPYTCPTHRSQFPKNNYSYPSSWDLLNDISRWAKWSKTKRDFLSETSSSGCHLCIIIAHAFDEKSKEQFQNLGSDEVVRLCFKYRTVERDPSGKLGWDERTNMAITDIALGIDLPDEFWLAVRSDKGSMLEDVSFDLRMRPLQETDTNHVIKTIPGKHASTMNDQNLQLALKWIKGCNRSHPICKEFQPQQPNWRPTRLIHIGSKVQQPRLVIPSKAVPYITLSYCWGTENTVTLTEKTLIPFQNEIPLASLPNTIRDAITTARDVGYEYLWVDALCIIQDSKPDWIKESSQMGSIYGSAALTLAAAGASSVQDSIFCRRDPRAVRPCVANIIKSSVYHRVSYPWAIYPHQPERLLFDTINESPLSRRAWALQELLVSPRTLVVGSKQMVWSCATTEASETFPIGLDPKFSTVVNESASLSYLRQKLMRASKLEKEPSEFWNDFISRYTKARLTFSSDTLVALQGIVERITEARRGSKKGASELEYAAGLWRDESFQQSLLWRPKVGSSPTRPDYYRAPSWSWASLDGEVDFFEQYIPWIWNGKKTELARILDVCVEPQTGYSLSTTGQIKSGLIEMECHLRECYLMKAPQSEDSSKHQDDDAYVIVSSVDYKKMSEDFCFKSPAGGVQQAHKFANSCTIDLPEEIPSSQWVQVYCVPLQLGWCQTDRYEQAVWESYEGLILIQNDTEEQDLLTSEGFCDLSQTFRRIGTFTFDLHDENREARENELLGPVVFDREGNWERKRETVCII; from the exons ATGCGGCCAACACCACTCGAGAGATCCCGACTCTGCGACGCATGCACCCACGCATGCTCAATGTCCATCGTCGGCTGCACACCATATACCTGCCCAACCCACAGATCCCAATTCCCTAAAAACAATTATTCTTATCCTAGTAGCTGGGATCTTCTGAACGACATATCGCGCTGGGCAAAGTGGTCAAAGACAAAGCGCGACTTTCTTTCCGAAACAAGTTCATCAGGATGTCATCTTTGCATAATAATCGCACACGCCTTTGATGAAAAGTCAAAAGAGCAGTTTCAGAATCTAGGCAGTGATGAGGTTGTACGGCTTTGCTTCAAATATCGCACTGTTGAGCGAGATCCAAGCGGGAAGTTGGGTTGGGATGAGAGGACGAACATGGCGATTACTGATATTGCATTGGGTATCGATCTGCCTGATGAGTTCTGGCTGGCGGTCAGGTCGGATAAAGGTTCAATGTTGGAAGATGTGTCATTCGATCTGCGAATGCGACCACTCCAAG AAACGGACACGAACCATGTAATCAAGACCATTCCCGGCAAACATGCCTCGACGATGAACGACCAGAATTTACAGCTTGCATTGAAATGGATCAAAGGCTGCAATCGCTCACATCCCATCTGCAAAGAGTTCCAACCACAACAGCCGAATTGGCGTCCAACGAGACTCATCCACATCGGGTCAAAAGTTCAACAACCGCGACTCGTAATTCCATCAAAAGCAGTACCCTACATTACACTGAGCTACTGCTGGGGAACTGAAAACACTGTTACTCTAACGGAAAAAACCCTCATTCCATTCCAAAACGAAATCCCTCTGGCGAGTTTACCAAATACCATCCGCGATGCAATCACCACAGCACGAGATGTCGGCTATGAATATCTATGGGTTGATGCGCTTTGCATCATTCAAGACTCCAAACCCGACTGGATCAAGGAGTCCTCCCAGATGGGCAGCATCTATGGTTCAGCTGCTCTGACCCTCGCAGCAGCCGGGGCATCAAGTGTACAAGACTCAATATTCTGCCGTCGCGATCCCCGCGCAGTGAGACCATGCGTCGCAAACATAATCAAAAGCTCGGTATATCACCGAGTAAGCTACCCATGGGCTATTTATCCGCATCAACCTGAACGCCTACTATTCGACACCATCAACGAGAGTCCTTTGAGCCGTCGAGCGTGGGCACTGCAAGAACTCTTGGTATCACCGCGCACGTTGGTCGTTGGATCGAAACAAATGGTCTGGTCCTGCGCGACGACAGAAGCGAGTGAGACGTTTCCAATTGGCTTGGATCCGAAGTTTAGTACAGTGGTGAACGAGAGTGCAAGTCTGTCGTATCTTCGCCAGAAGCTCATGAGAGCTTCAAAGTTGGAGAAAGAGCCATCGGAGTTTTGGAACGACTTTATTAGCAGATATACCAAAGCTCGACTCACTTTTAGTTCCGATACACTCGTTGCGCTACAAGGCATCGTTGAGAGAATCACTGAAGCAAGACGTGGATCAAAGAAAGGTGCATCGGAGCTGGAATACGCCGCTGGTCTGTGGCGCGATGAAAGTTTCCAGCAGAGCCTCCTATGGCGTCCCAAGGTTGGATCCTCGCCGACCCGACCAGATTATTATCGCGCTCCGTCGTGGAGCTGGGCGTCATTGGACGGCGAGGTTGACTTCTTTGAGCAATACATACCGTGGATCTGGAACGGGAAGAAAACGGAGCTTGCAAGGATCCTAGATGTTTGCGTGGAGCCTCAGACTGGGTACTCGCTCTCGACAACTGGGCAGATCAAGTCGGGCCTTATCGAGATGGAATGCCACTTACGGGAGTGCTACTTGATGAAGGCGCCACAATCAGAAGACTCATCAAAacatcaagatgatgatgcatATGTTATCGTCTCCTCTGTTGACTATAAGAAAATGTCTGAAGATTTCTGCTTCAAAAGCCCCGCAGGAGGAGTCCAACAGGCACACAAATTCGCCAACTCCTGTACTATCGATCTCCCAGAAGAAATACCTTCATCGCAGTGGGTTCAGGTTTATTGTGTTCCTCTGCAATTGGGCTGGTGTCAAACCGATCGCTACGAACAGGCCGTATGGGAGAGCTACGAGGGCTTAATACTTATCCAAAATGACACCGAAGAGCAGGATCTATTGACATCTGAGGGGTTCTGCGATCTGTCTCAGACTTTCCGCCGAATTGGAACCTTCACATTTGATCTTCATGATGAGAATAGAGAAGCGCGAGAAAATGAACTATTGGGTCCGGTGGTGTTTGACAGAGAGGGTAAttgggagaggaagagggaaaCAGTCTGCATCATCTAA